A stretch of Henckelia pumila isolate YLH828 chromosome 4, ASM3356847v2, whole genome shotgun sequence DNA encodes these proteins:
- the LOC140860354 gene encoding sterol 3-beta-glucosyltransferase UGT80B1-like isoform X4 — translation MDLSEFVIYFALLCFYYLLPIFLSFTLFVNFYHPVVICSLHLLHMFVLVIDDDMNGNGIEKMPTALESKAENNLKISMGVGRVYGYDTPVHRNKFPDKELNRGVLTGTVTEDSPMEVMSIYPNEISSVDPELAYQRKSAVFASDDKSLHEQSDLCTTPKQNQRVTSSLESPSVVGVSPSKDFSIGSQPRARRGLDYCITAPVQRTLFLDSQEVAISKSMIERRGTPRPDLKLDRLSEHEKKKLIVNLVKIQSDGTVEVDLTNGANEASELLELQPDEAIPSTTDYIMSDYDKPIPKLNIALLIVGTRGDVQPFLAIARRLQEYGHRVRLATHSNFSGFVKSAEVGFYPLGGDPRVLAGYMARNKGLIPSGPGEITIQRKQIKAIIESLLPACTEPDPVTGEPFRAQAIIANPPAYGHAHVAEALGVPLHIFFTMPWTPTYTFPHPLARVPQSAAYWLSYILVDLLIWWGIRSYINDFRKNKLKLAPIAYFSTYHGSISHLPTGYMWSPNVVPKPNDWGPLVDVVGYCFLNLESKYEPTEEFLRWIKKGDGPIYIGFGSMPLEDSKKTTVIILEALKNTGQRGIIDRGWGNLGTNENIPEDVFLLVDCPHDWLFPQCSAVVSPDSKLQ, via the exons ATGGATCTTTCCGAGTTTGTAATATATTTCGcacttttatgtttttattatttgttgcccattttcttgagttttacTTTATTTGTAAACTTCTACCACCCTGTTGTGATCTGTTCACTACATCTGCTGCATATGTTTGTTCTTGTTATTGATG ATGACATGAATGGTAATGGCATTGAGAAAATGCCAACAGCATTAGAGAGTAAGGCTGAAAACAACCTGAAGATTTCGATGGGTGTGGGCCGAGTTTATGGTTATGATACTCCGGTTCATAGAAATAAGTTCCCAGATAAAGAACTCAATCGTGGCGTATTGACAGGGACAGTGACAGAGGATAGTCCAATGGAAGTAATGAGTATATATCCCAATGAAATATCTAGCGTTGATCCAGAATTAGCATATCAGAGGAAAAGTGCAGTATTTGCATCAGATGATAAGTCTTTACATGAACAATCTGATTTGTGTACAACGCCCAAACAGAACCAGCGGGTGACAAGTTCGTTGGAGTCACCATCTGTTGTCGGGGTTTCACCGTCAAAAGATTTTAGTATCGGTTCACAACCTCGGGCGAGAAGAG GTTTGGATTACTGCATCACAGCACCAGTGCAGAGAACTCTTTTTCTTGACAGCCAAGAGGTCGCAATTTCGAAGTCTATGATTGAGAGAAGGGGTACTCCAAGGCCTGATCTGAAATTGGATAGACTATCTGAACATGAGAAG AAAAAACTAATAGTGAACTTAGTGAAGATACAAAGCGATGGGACCGTGGAGGTTGACCTCACTAATGGTGCAAATGAAGCTTCTGAGTTACTAGAGCTCCAGCCAGATGAGGCAATTCCTTCTACTACTGATTATATCATGAGTGATTACGACAAACCTATACCAAAATTAAACATCGCCCTGCTTATTGTTGGGACAAGAGGAGATGTTCAGCCTTTTCTAGCTATAGCCAGGAGACTTCAG GAATATGGCCATCGTGTTAGGTTGGCAACTCATTCCAACTTCAGTGGATTTGTGAAGTCAGCTGAGGTCGGTTTTTACCCGTTGGGCGGTGATCCTCGTGTTTTGGCTGGAT ATATGGCAAGAAATAAAGGTCTTATTCCATCTGGTCCAGGAGAAATTACTATTCAACGGAAACAAATAAAGGCCATCATTGAATCTCTCCTTCCAGCATGCACAGAACCAGATCCAGTGACGGGTGAGCCATTCAGGGCTCAGGCAATTATAGCAAACCCACCTGCATATG GACATGCACATGTGGCTGAGGCTCTTGGCGTTCCTCTGCACATCTTCTTCACGATGCCTTGGAC GCCAACATATACATTTCCTCACCCACTGGCAAGAGTACCACAGAGTGCAGCATACTGG CTATCATATATTCTTGTGGATTTACTGATATGGTGGGGCATAAGAAGCTATATTAATGACTTTAGGAAAAATAAGCTGAAGCTCGCCCCTATTGCATACTTCAGCACGTACCATGGTTCGATTTCTCATCTTCCAACAGGCTACATGTGGAGTCCCAATGTCGTCCCCAAGCCAAATG ACTGGGGTCCCCTGGTTGATGTTGTTGGCTACTGTTTTCTAAATCTTGAATCAAAATATGAACCAACTGAAGAATTTCTTCGGTGGATAAAAAAAGGCGATGGACCAATTTATATTGGCTTTGGAAGCATG CCTCTCGAGGATTCAAAGAAAACGACGGTTATTATCTTGGAGGCATTGAAGAACACGGGGCAGAGAGGAATAATCGATCGAGGGTGGGGCAACCTTGGTACTA ATGAAAATATACCAGAAGATGTTTTCCTTCTTGTGGACTGCCCTCATGACTGGTTGTTTCCTCAGTGTTCAGCTGTGGTTAGTCCAGATTCAAAGCTTCAATAG
- the LOC140860354 gene encoding sterol 3-beta-glucosyltransferase UGT80B1-like isoform X1, which produces MDLSEFVIYFALLCFYYLLPIFLSFTLFVNFYHPVVICSLHLLHMFVLVIDDDMNGNGIEKMPTALESKAENNLKISMGVGRVYGYDTPVHRNKFPDKELNRGVLTGTVTEDSPMEVMSIYPNEISSVDPELAYQRKSAVFASDDKSLHEQSDLCTTPKQNQRVTSSLESPSVVGVSPSKDFSIGSQPRARRGLDYCITAPVQRTLFLDSQEVAISKSMIERRGTPRPDLKLDRLSEHEKKKLIVNLVKIQSDGTVEVDLTNGANEASELLELQPDEAIPSTTDYIMSDYDKPIPKLNIALLIVGTRGDVQPFLAIARRLQEYGHRVRLATHSNFSGFVKSAEVGFYPLGGDPRVLAGYMARNKGLIPSGPGEITIQRKQIKAIIESLLPACTEPDPVTGEPFRAQAIIANPPAYGHAHVAEALGVPLHIFFTMPWTPTYTFPHPLARVPQSAAYWLSYILVDLLIWWGIRSYINDFRKNKLKLAPIAYFSTYHGSISHLPTGYMWSPNVVPKPNDWGPLVDVVGYCFLNLESKYEPTEEFLRWIKKGDGPIYIGFGSMPLEDSKKTTVIILEALKNTGQRGIIDRGWGNLGTNENIPEDVFLLVDCPHDWLFPQCSAVVHHGGAGTTATGLQAGCPTTIVPFFGDQFFWGERVCQKGLGPAPIPISQLSVESLSEAIRFMLQPEVKSRVMELAVHIQNEDGVGAAVDAFHRHLPPELPLPTPPPSEIDETPNPLQWIFIQIGRLCCLPCGGS; this is translated from the exons ATGGATCTTTCCGAGTTTGTAATATATTTCGcacttttatgtttttattatttgttgcccattttcttgagttttacTTTATTTGTAAACTTCTACCACCCTGTTGTGATCTGTTCACTACATCTGCTGCATATGTTTGTTCTTGTTATTGATG ATGACATGAATGGTAATGGCATTGAGAAAATGCCAACAGCATTAGAGAGTAAGGCTGAAAACAACCTGAAGATTTCGATGGGTGTGGGCCGAGTTTATGGTTATGATACTCCGGTTCATAGAAATAAGTTCCCAGATAAAGAACTCAATCGTGGCGTATTGACAGGGACAGTGACAGAGGATAGTCCAATGGAAGTAATGAGTATATATCCCAATGAAATATCTAGCGTTGATCCAGAATTAGCATATCAGAGGAAAAGTGCAGTATTTGCATCAGATGATAAGTCTTTACATGAACAATCTGATTTGTGTACAACGCCCAAACAGAACCAGCGGGTGACAAGTTCGTTGGAGTCACCATCTGTTGTCGGGGTTTCACCGTCAAAAGATTTTAGTATCGGTTCACAACCTCGGGCGAGAAGAG GTTTGGATTACTGCATCACAGCACCAGTGCAGAGAACTCTTTTTCTTGACAGCCAAGAGGTCGCAATTTCGAAGTCTATGATTGAGAGAAGGGGTACTCCAAGGCCTGATCTGAAATTGGATAGACTATCTGAACATGAGAAG AAAAAACTAATAGTGAACTTAGTGAAGATACAAAGCGATGGGACCGTGGAGGTTGACCTCACTAATGGTGCAAATGAAGCTTCTGAGTTACTAGAGCTCCAGCCAGATGAGGCAATTCCTTCTACTACTGATTATATCATGAGTGATTACGACAAACCTATACCAAAATTAAACATCGCCCTGCTTATTGTTGGGACAAGAGGAGATGTTCAGCCTTTTCTAGCTATAGCCAGGAGACTTCAG GAATATGGCCATCGTGTTAGGTTGGCAACTCATTCCAACTTCAGTGGATTTGTGAAGTCAGCTGAGGTCGGTTTTTACCCGTTGGGCGGTGATCCTCGTGTTTTGGCTGGAT ATATGGCAAGAAATAAAGGTCTTATTCCATCTGGTCCAGGAGAAATTACTATTCAACGGAAACAAATAAAGGCCATCATTGAATCTCTCCTTCCAGCATGCACAGAACCAGATCCAGTGACGGGTGAGCCATTCAGGGCTCAGGCAATTATAGCAAACCCACCTGCATATG GACATGCACATGTGGCTGAGGCTCTTGGCGTTCCTCTGCACATCTTCTTCACGATGCCTTGGAC GCCAACATATACATTTCCTCACCCACTGGCAAGAGTACCACAGAGTGCAGCATACTGG CTATCATATATTCTTGTGGATTTACTGATATGGTGGGGCATAAGAAGCTATATTAATGACTTTAGGAAAAATAAGCTGAAGCTCGCCCCTATTGCATACTTCAGCACGTACCATGGTTCGATTTCTCATCTTCCAACAGGCTACATGTGGAGTCCCAATGTCGTCCCCAAGCCAAATG ACTGGGGTCCCCTGGTTGATGTTGTTGGCTACTGTTTTCTAAATCTTGAATCAAAATATGAACCAACTGAAGAATTTCTTCGGTGGATAAAAAAAGGCGATGGACCAATTTATATTGGCTTTGGAAGCATG CCTCTCGAGGATTCAAAGAAAACGACGGTTATTATCTTGGAGGCATTGAAGAACACGGGGCAGAGAGGAATAATCGATCGAGGGTGGGGCAACCTTGGTACTA ATGAAAATATACCAGAAGATGTTTTCCTTCTTGTGGACTGCCCTCATGACTGGTTGTTTCCTCAGTGTTCAGCTGTG GTTCATCATGGTGGAGCTGGAACCACAGCCACTGGACTACAAGCAGGG TGTCCTACAACCATAGTTCCGTTCTTTGGAGATCAGTTTTTCTGGGGAGAAAGAGTCTGTCAGAAAGGATTGGGTCCTGCACCAATTCCTATTTCACAGCTTAGCGTTGAATCCCTTTCAGAAGCTATAAGATTCATGCTCCAACCAGAG GTGAAATCCCGAGTGATGGAATTAGCAGTACATATCCAGAACGAAGATGGTGTGGGAGCTGCAGTTGATGCATTTCATCGCCATTTACCGCCTGAGCTTCCATTGCCAACACCACCTCCTTCGGAGATAGATGAAACTCCAAATCCGCTGCAATGGATTTTCATTCAGATTGGAAGACTGTGTTGCCTACCGTGTGGTggttcttga
- the LOC140860354 gene encoding sterol 3-beta-glucosyltransferase UGT80B1-like isoform X2, with protein sequence MVDDMNGNGIEKMPTALESKAENNLKISMGVGRVYGYDTPVHRNKFPDKELNRGVLTGTVTEDSPMEVMSIYPNEISSVDPELAYQRKSAVFASDDKSLHEQSDLCTTPKQNQRVTSSLESPSVVGVSPSKDFSIGSQPRARRGLDYCITAPVQRTLFLDSQEVAISKSMIERRGTPRPDLKLDRLSEHEKKKLIVNLVKIQSDGTVEVDLTNGANEASELLELQPDEAIPSTTDYIMSDYDKPIPKLNIALLIVGTRGDVQPFLAIARRLQEYGHRVRLATHSNFSGFVKSAEVGFYPLGGDPRVLAGYMARNKGLIPSGPGEITIQRKQIKAIIESLLPACTEPDPVTGEPFRAQAIIANPPAYGHAHVAEALGVPLHIFFTMPWTPTYTFPHPLARVPQSAAYWLSYILVDLLIWWGIRSYINDFRKNKLKLAPIAYFSTYHGSISHLPTGYMWSPNVVPKPNDWGPLVDVVGYCFLNLESKYEPTEEFLRWIKKGDGPIYIGFGSMPLEDSKKTTVIILEALKNTGQRGIIDRGWGNLGTNENIPEDVFLLVDCPHDWLFPQCSAVVHHGGAGTTATGLQAGCPTTIVPFFGDQFFWGERVCQKGLGPAPIPISQLSVESLSEAIRFMLQPEVKSRVMELAVHIQNEDGVGAAVDAFHRHLPPELPLPTPPPSEIDETPNPLQWIFIQIGRLCCLPCGGS encoded by the exons ATGGTAG ATGACATGAATGGTAATGGCATTGAGAAAATGCCAACAGCATTAGAGAGTAAGGCTGAAAACAACCTGAAGATTTCGATGGGTGTGGGCCGAGTTTATGGTTATGATACTCCGGTTCATAGAAATAAGTTCCCAGATAAAGAACTCAATCGTGGCGTATTGACAGGGACAGTGACAGAGGATAGTCCAATGGAAGTAATGAGTATATATCCCAATGAAATATCTAGCGTTGATCCAGAATTAGCATATCAGAGGAAAAGTGCAGTATTTGCATCAGATGATAAGTCTTTACATGAACAATCTGATTTGTGTACAACGCCCAAACAGAACCAGCGGGTGACAAGTTCGTTGGAGTCACCATCTGTTGTCGGGGTTTCACCGTCAAAAGATTTTAGTATCGGTTCACAACCTCGGGCGAGAAGAG GTTTGGATTACTGCATCACAGCACCAGTGCAGAGAACTCTTTTTCTTGACAGCCAAGAGGTCGCAATTTCGAAGTCTATGATTGAGAGAAGGGGTACTCCAAGGCCTGATCTGAAATTGGATAGACTATCTGAACATGAGAAG AAAAAACTAATAGTGAACTTAGTGAAGATACAAAGCGATGGGACCGTGGAGGTTGACCTCACTAATGGTGCAAATGAAGCTTCTGAGTTACTAGAGCTCCAGCCAGATGAGGCAATTCCTTCTACTACTGATTATATCATGAGTGATTACGACAAACCTATACCAAAATTAAACATCGCCCTGCTTATTGTTGGGACAAGAGGAGATGTTCAGCCTTTTCTAGCTATAGCCAGGAGACTTCAG GAATATGGCCATCGTGTTAGGTTGGCAACTCATTCCAACTTCAGTGGATTTGTGAAGTCAGCTGAGGTCGGTTTTTACCCGTTGGGCGGTGATCCTCGTGTTTTGGCTGGAT ATATGGCAAGAAATAAAGGTCTTATTCCATCTGGTCCAGGAGAAATTACTATTCAACGGAAACAAATAAAGGCCATCATTGAATCTCTCCTTCCAGCATGCACAGAACCAGATCCAGTGACGGGTGAGCCATTCAGGGCTCAGGCAATTATAGCAAACCCACCTGCATATG GACATGCACATGTGGCTGAGGCTCTTGGCGTTCCTCTGCACATCTTCTTCACGATGCCTTGGAC GCCAACATATACATTTCCTCACCCACTGGCAAGAGTACCACAGAGTGCAGCATACTGG CTATCATATATTCTTGTGGATTTACTGATATGGTGGGGCATAAGAAGCTATATTAATGACTTTAGGAAAAATAAGCTGAAGCTCGCCCCTATTGCATACTTCAGCACGTACCATGGTTCGATTTCTCATCTTCCAACAGGCTACATGTGGAGTCCCAATGTCGTCCCCAAGCCAAATG ACTGGGGTCCCCTGGTTGATGTTGTTGGCTACTGTTTTCTAAATCTTGAATCAAAATATGAACCAACTGAAGAATTTCTTCGGTGGATAAAAAAAGGCGATGGACCAATTTATATTGGCTTTGGAAGCATG CCTCTCGAGGATTCAAAGAAAACGACGGTTATTATCTTGGAGGCATTGAAGAACACGGGGCAGAGAGGAATAATCGATCGAGGGTGGGGCAACCTTGGTACTA ATGAAAATATACCAGAAGATGTTTTCCTTCTTGTGGACTGCCCTCATGACTGGTTGTTTCCTCAGTGTTCAGCTGTG GTTCATCATGGTGGAGCTGGAACCACAGCCACTGGACTACAAGCAGGG TGTCCTACAACCATAGTTCCGTTCTTTGGAGATCAGTTTTTCTGGGGAGAAAGAGTCTGTCAGAAAGGATTGGGTCCTGCACCAATTCCTATTTCACAGCTTAGCGTTGAATCCCTTTCAGAAGCTATAAGATTCATGCTCCAACCAGAG GTGAAATCCCGAGTGATGGAATTAGCAGTACATATCCAGAACGAAGATGGTGTGGGAGCTGCAGTTGATGCATTTCATCGCCATTTACCGCCTGAGCTTCCATTGCCAACACCACCTCCTTCGGAGATAGATGAAACTCCAAATCCGCTGCAATGGATTTTCATTCAGATTGGAAGACTGTGTTGCCTACCGTGTGGTggttcttga
- the LOC140860354 gene encoding sterol 3-beta-glucosyltransferase UGT80B1-like isoform X3 produces the protein MNGNGIEKMPTALESKAENNLKISMGVGRVYGYDTPVHRNKFPDKELNRGVLTGTVTEDSPMEVMSIYPNEISSVDPELAYQRKSAVFASDDKSLHEQSDLCTTPKQNQRVTSSLESPSVVGVSPSKDFSIGSQPRARRGLDYCITAPVQRTLFLDSQEVAISKSMIERRGTPRPDLKLDRLSEHEKKKLIVNLVKIQSDGTVEVDLTNGANEASELLELQPDEAIPSTTDYIMSDYDKPIPKLNIALLIVGTRGDVQPFLAIARRLQEYGHRVRLATHSNFSGFVKSAEVGFYPLGGDPRVLAGYMARNKGLIPSGPGEITIQRKQIKAIIESLLPACTEPDPVTGEPFRAQAIIANPPAYGHAHVAEALGVPLHIFFTMPWTPTYTFPHPLARVPQSAAYWLSYILVDLLIWWGIRSYINDFRKNKLKLAPIAYFSTYHGSISHLPTGYMWSPNVVPKPNDWGPLVDVVGYCFLNLESKYEPTEEFLRWIKKGDGPIYIGFGSMPLEDSKKTTVIILEALKNTGQRGIIDRGWGNLGTNENIPEDVFLLVDCPHDWLFPQCSAVVHHGGAGTTATGLQAGCPTTIVPFFGDQFFWGERVCQKGLGPAPIPISQLSVESLSEAIRFMLQPEVKSRVMELAVHIQNEDGVGAAVDAFHRHLPPELPLPTPPPSEIDETPNPLQWIFIQIGRLCCLPCGGS, from the exons ATGAATGGTAATGGCATTGAGAAAATGCCAACAGCATTAGAGAGTAAGGCTGAAAACAACCTGAAGATTTCGATGGGTGTGGGCCGAGTTTATGGTTATGATACTCCGGTTCATAGAAATAAGTTCCCAGATAAAGAACTCAATCGTGGCGTATTGACAGGGACAGTGACAGAGGATAGTCCAATGGAAGTAATGAGTATATATCCCAATGAAATATCTAGCGTTGATCCAGAATTAGCATATCAGAGGAAAAGTGCAGTATTTGCATCAGATGATAAGTCTTTACATGAACAATCTGATTTGTGTACAACGCCCAAACAGAACCAGCGGGTGACAAGTTCGTTGGAGTCACCATCTGTTGTCGGGGTTTCACCGTCAAAAGATTTTAGTATCGGTTCACAACCTCGGGCGAGAAGAG GTTTGGATTACTGCATCACAGCACCAGTGCAGAGAACTCTTTTTCTTGACAGCCAAGAGGTCGCAATTTCGAAGTCTATGATTGAGAGAAGGGGTACTCCAAGGCCTGATCTGAAATTGGATAGACTATCTGAACATGAGAAG AAAAAACTAATAGTGAACTTAGTGAAGATACAAAGCGATGGGACCGTGGAGGTTGACCTCACTAATGGTGCAAATGAAGCTTCTGAGTTACTAGAGCTCCAGCCAGATGAGGCAATTCCTTCTACTACTGATTATATCATGAGTGATTACGACAAACCTATACCAAAATTAAACATCGCCCTGCTTATTGTTGGGACAAGAGGAGATGTTCAGCCTTTTCTAGCTATAGCCAGGAGACTTCAG GAATATGGCCATCGTGTTAGGTTGGCAACTCATTCCAACTTCAGTGGATTTGTGAAGTCAGCTGAGGTCGGTTTTTACCCGTTGGGCGGTGATCCTCGTGTTTTGGCTGGAT ATATGGCAAGAAATAAAGGTCTTATTCCATCTGGTCCAGGAGAAATTACTATTCAACGGAAACAAATAAAGGCCATCATTGAATCTCTCCTTCCAGCATGCACAGAACCAGATCCAGTGACGGGTGAGCCATTCAGGGCTCAGGCAATTATAGCAAACCCACCTGCATATG GACATGCACATGTGGCTGAGGCTCTTGGCGTTCCTCTGCACATCTTCTTCACGATGCCTTGGAC GCCAACATATACATTTCCTCACCCACTGGCAAGAGTACCACAGAGTGCAGCATACTGG CTATCATATATTCTTGTGGATTTACTGATATGGTGGGGCATAAGAAGCTATATTAATGACTTTAGGAAAAATAAGCTGAAGCTCGCCCCTATTGCATACTTCAGCACGTACCATGGTTCGATTTCTCATCTTCCAACAGGCTACATGTGGAGTCCCAATGTCGTCCCCAAGCCAAATG ACTGGGGTCCCCTGGTTGATGTTGTTGGCTACTGTTTTCTAAATCTTGAATCAAAATATGAACCAACTGAAGAATTTCTTCGGTGGATAAAAAAAGGCGATGGACCAATTTATATTGGCTTTGGAAGCATG CCTCTCGAGGATTCAAAGAAAACGACGGTTATTATCTTGGAGGCATTGAAGAACACGGGGCAGAGAGGAATAATCGATCGAGGGTGGGGCAACCTTGGTACTA ATGAAAATATACCAGAAGATGTTTTCCTTCTTGTGGACTGCCCTCATGACTGGTTGTTTCCTCAGTGTTCAGCTGTG GTTCATCATGGTGGAGCTGGAACCACAGCCACTGGACTACAAGCAGGG TGTCCTACAACCATAGTTCCGTTCTTTGGAGATCAGTTTTTCTGGGGAGAAAGAGTCTGTCAGAAAGGATTGGGTCCTGCACCAATTCCTATTTCACAGCTTAGCGTTGAATCCCTTTCAGAAGCTATAAGATTCATGCTCCAACCAGAG GTGAAATCCCGAGTGATGGAATTAGCAGTACATATCCAGAACGAAGATGGTGTGGGAGCTGCAGTTGATGCATTTCATCGCCATTTACCGCCTGAGCTTCCATTGCCAACACCACCTCCTTCGGAGATAGATGAAACTCCAAATCCGCTGCAATGGATTTTCATTCAGATTGGAAGACTGTGTTGCCTACCGTGTGGTggttcttga
- the LOC140865162 gene encoding uncharacterized protein: protein MAISVAPAVPRTVVKTSSSSVSSNSKLPHLSSLQFPAELRIFQLRSQSLEYKPRLRTLTLVASKKQTFSSFDELLEKSDKPVLVDFYATWCGPCQLMVPVLEQVSSKMEGKILVVKIDTEKYSSLANQYSIEALPTFVLFVNGKPVDSFEGAMTADKLIERIETSLHVKQ from the exons ATGGCCATTTCTGTGGCGCCGGCAGTCCCCAGAACCGTCGTTAAAACATCGTCGTCTTCAGTGTCGTCGAATTCGAAGCTTCCGCACTTGTCCTCTCTTCAGTTCCCGGCGGAGCTTCGCATCTTTCAACTCCGGAGCCAGTCCCTCGAATATAAGCCACGCCTCCGAACTCTTACGCTG GTTGCATCAAAGAAGCAGACATTTTCTTCTTTTGACGAGTTGCTGGAAAAATCTGATAAACCAGTATTGGTAGACTTTTATGCTACTTG GTGTGGTCCTTGCCAGTTGATGGTTCCTGTTCTAGAACAAGTCAGCTCTAAAATGGAGGGTAAGATCCTAGTGGTGAAAATTGACACAGAGAAATATTCCAGCCTTGCCAACCAGTACAGCATAGAGGCGCTGCCAACTttcgttttgtttgtgaatggAAAACCTGTTGATAGCTTT GAGGGTGCGATGACTGCCGACAAGCTCATTGAACGCATTGAAACTTCACTACATGTTAAGCAGTAG